A genome region from Acidobacteriota bacterium includes the following:
- a CDS encoding aminotransferase class I/II-fold pyridoxal phosphate-dependent enzyme: MKKDLRFDTKLIHAGDPEERIEGAVSLPIFQSSTYEFGGQSDYHDIKYIRLNNTPNHLVLHRKLAALENAEDALLTSSGMAAITTALLSVLRSGDHLLAQETLYGGTHNFIDQDFKDLGIEIDYIDPDDPASWERKMRTSTKAIYVETVSNPLIQVGDLKAAVEFARKHGLVSMIDNTFASPVNFRPAEWGFDLSLHSATKSLNGHTDIVAGAIIGKKLLVRRARHKLNHLGGSLDPHACFLLHRGLKTLALRMRHQNASALQIARFLEKQEGVAKVHYPGLESHRDHERASQLLDGYGSMLSFVLRGGVEQADAFLKALELPVSAPSLGGVESLVTRPATTSHVGMTPEQRRRAGISDSLIRFSVGIEAPEDLIADLTQALRKASLVAHTA, encoded by the coding sequence GTGAAGAAAGACCTGAGATTCGACACCAAGCTGATCCATGCCGGAGATCCGGAGGAACGCATCGAGGGGGCCGTCAGCCTGCCTATTTTCCAGTCTTCAACCTACGAATTCGGGGGCCAGAGCGACTACCACGACATCAAGTACATCCGCCTCAACAACACTCCCAACCACCTGGTCCTTCACCGCAAGCTGGCTGCCCTGGAAAACGCCGAGGACGCCCTGCTCACGTCCTCGGGAATGGCCGCCATCACCACGGCCCTGCTGAGCGTGCTCAGGTCCGGCGATCACCTGCTGGCCCAGGAGACCCTTTACGGAGGCACCCACAACTTCATCGACCAGGACTTCAAGGATCTGGGCATCGAGATCGACTACATCGACCCCGACGATCCCGCCTCCTGGGAGCGGAAGATGCGGACCTCGACCAAGGCCATCTACGTCGAGACCGTCTCCAACCCCCTGATTCAGGTTGGCGATTTGAAGGCGGCCGTGGAGTTCGCCCGCAAGCACGGACTGGTGTCGATGATCGACAACACCTTCGCCAGCCCCGTCAACTTCCGTCCCGCCGAATGGGGATTCGACCTTTCGCTGCACTCGGCCACCAAGAGCCTCAACGGCCACACCGACATCGTTGCGGGCGCCATCATCGGAAAGAAGTTGCTGGTGCGGCGAGCCCGCCACAAGCTTAATCACCTGGGCGGTTCCCTTGACCCCCATGCTTGTTTCCTGCTCCACCGGGGACTCAAGACGCTGGCCCTGCGCATGCGCCATCAGAACGCCTCGGCCCTGCAAATCGCCCGCTTCCTGGAGAAGCAGGAGGGGGTTGCCAAGGTGCACTATCCGGGACTGGAGTCGCATCGCGACCATGAACGCGCCTCTCAATTGCTGGACGGATACGGGAGCATGCTCAGCTTCGTACTGAGGGGTGGAGTGGAGCAGGCCGACGCTTTTCTCAAGGCCCTGGAGCTTCCGGTTTCGGCTCCCAGCCTGGGAGGCGTGGAGTCGCTGGTGACGCGTCCGGCCACAACCTCGCACGTGGGCATGACGCCCGAGCAGCGCCGGCGCGCCGGCATCAGCGACAGCCTGATCCGCTTCTCGGTAGGCATCGAGGCCCCCGAAGACCTCATTGCCGACCTCACCCAGGCCCTGCGAAAAGCCTCCCTGGTCGCCCACACGGCCTGA
- a CDS encoding RNA-binding protein, giving the protein MSKRIYVGNLPYSTNEAELRELFEQHGEVDDVSLIYDRDTGRARGFGFVEMEDGDADDAIGALNGSELGGRRLTVNEARPRGGGGGGGGRGNYRNEPRW; this is encoded by the coding sequence ATGTCGAAGAGGATTTATGTTGGAAACCTCCCCTACAGCACCAACGAAGCCGAATTGCGCGAGCTTTTCGAGCAGCATGGGGAGGTGGACGATGTCAGCCTGATCTACGACCGCGACACCGGCCGCGCCCGGGGCTTCGGCTTCGTGGAAATGGAAGACGGTGACGCCGATGACGCCATCGGCGCCCTCAATGGGTCGGAGTTGGGCGGACGACGCCTGACGGTTAACGAAGCCCGTCCCCGTGGCGGCGGCGGCGGTGGCGGAGGCCGCGGCAACTACCGCAACGAACCCCGCTGGTAG
- a CDS encoding formyltransferase family protein — MARLVLFVNGELGIRAVEFLAGQVVGAVVHPPGERDSERIRNAVGDDIPIWKSDQLEKEQTRSEMEGLRPTHGLSVLYGDSIPASILDLFPEGAANLHPSLLPHGRGAHPHAWAIAAKEPAGVTLHLIDGGLNTGPILAQEAVHTLGTDTAAALYARLIDTATQLLASSIPLWLQGRLQARPQPKSPSAPRQAGDLDRELRIDPDKSYSGRELIDILRARTFPPYPGAPYDQDGARLRVRIELAEEDD; from the coding sequence ATGGCTCGTCTGGTACTTTTCGTCAACGGTGAACTGGGGATTCGGGCGGTGGAGTTTCTCGCCGGCCAGGTGGTGGGAGCGGTCGTGCATCCGCCGGGGGAAAGAGACTCCGAGCGTATTCGAAACGCCGTGGGAGACGACATCCCGATCTGGAAGTCCGACCAACTCGAAAAAGAGCAGACGCGAAGCGAGATGGAGGGGCTGCGACCCACTCATGGACTCAGCGTCCTCTACGGCGATTCCATACCCGCCTCGATTCTCGACCTCTTTCCCGAGGGCGCAGCCAACCTCCACCCCTCGCTGCTTCCGCATGGACGGGGAGCTCATCCTCACGCCTGGGCCATCGCCGCCAAAGAGCCCGCCGGAGTCACCCTGCATCTCATCGACGGCGGACTCAACACGGGACCCATCCTGGCTCAGGAGGCGGTTCATACCCTCGGCACCGACACCGCAGCGGCTCTCTACGCCCGTTTGATCGATACCGCCACTCAGTTGCTGGCTTCCTCGATTCCGCTGTGGCTGCAAGGCCGCCTGCAGGCGCGTCCTCAGCCCAAGTCGCCGTCGGCGCCGCGCCAGGCGGGCGATCTCGACCGCGAGCTGCGTATCGATCCCGACAAGAGCTACAGCGGCCGCGAGCTCATCGATATTCTGCGGGCCCGCACCTTTCCTCCCTATCCCGGCGCGCCATATGATCAGGACGGGGCGCGCCTGCGGGTGCGCATCGAGCTTGCAGAAGAGGATGACTGA
- the pseC gene encoding UDP-4-amino-4,6-dideoxy-N-acetyl-beta-L-altrosamine transaminase: MPAIKVSKLKGRVRPLAVDGGQPVRGELLPYGRQTIEEEDLQAVCEALRSPLITTGPRVDSFEKAFARRVGVRQCVAVNSGTAALHCAAHVLGIGPGDEVIVPTLTFAATANVVLYQGARPVFADVDPDQLLIDPTSVESLITPRTRAIFAVDYAGQPCDYPALRQLAERHGLALLADACHAPGARLQGRPVGSLADVTCFSLHPVKHMTTGEGGLITTDREDWAARMRRFRNHGISVDHRDRLKNGSWHYEIRQLGYNYRLTDVQSALGLSQLRRLRQWVKSRRRIAARYDRELRQFDALRPLKVREDVEHAYHLYVVRLDLSRLRVGRGQVFKALRAEGIGVNVHYIPVHLHPLYRRQLGTGPGLCPQAEKAYSEIVTLPVFPSMTPGEQDDVLEALNKVLQAYRR; this comes from the coding sequence ATGCCAGCGATCAAGGTCTCCAAGCTCAAGGGCCGTGTCCGCCCCTTGGCGGTTGACGGGGGTCAGCCCGTTCGCGGCGAACTGCTTCCCTACGGGCGCCAAACCATCGAGGAGGAAGACCTGCAAGCGGTCTGTGAAGCCTTGCGGTCGCCTCTCATCACCACGGGCCCGCGGGTCGATTCTTTCGAGAAAGCCTTCGCCAGGCGGGTGGGAGTCCGTCAATGCGTCGCCGTCAACAGCGGCACGGCGGCACTGCACTGCGCCGCTCACGTGCTGGGAATCGGTCCGGGCGACGAGGTCATCGTGCCGACCTTGACCTTCGCGGCCACCGCCAACGTGGTTCTCTACCAGGGTGCGCGTCCGGTTTTCGCCGACGTCGATCCCGACCAGTTGCTCATCGATCCAACCAGCGTGGAAAGCCTGATCACGCCCCGCACGCGGGCCATATTCGCCGTCGACTATGCCGGCCAGCCTTGCGATTATCCGGCCCTGCGCCAGTTGGCCGAGCGCCACGGCCTGGCCCTGCTGGCCGATGCCTGTCATGCGCCGGGCGCCAGGCTGCAAGGCCGTCCGGTGGGTAGCCTGGCCGATGTGACCTGCTTTTCCCTTCATCCCGTCAAGCACATGACGACGGGAGAAGGCGGCTTGATTACCACCGACCGGGAAGACTGGGCGGCCCGAATGCGGCGCTTCCGCAATCACGGCATCAGCGTCGATCATCGTGACCGCCTCAAAAATGGATCCTGGCACTACGAAATCCGTCAGCTTGGCTATAACTATCGCTTGACCGACGTGCAGAGCGCTCTGGGCCTGTCCCAGTTGCGCCGGCTGCGTCAGTGGGTCAAGTCCCGCCGGCGCATTGCCGCCCGTTATGACCGGGAGCTGAGGCAATTCGACGCGCTGCGTCCGCTCAAGGTCAGAGAGGACGTCGAGCATGCCTACCACCTTTACGTGGTGCGTCTTGATCTGTCCCGCCTGAGGGTCGGCCGCGGCCAGGTCTTCAAAGCCTTGAGGGCCGAAGGAATCGGCGTCAACGTCCACTACATCCCCGTCCACCTGCACCCGCTCTACCGGCGCCAGTTGGGCACCGGCCCAGGACTCTGTCCCCAGGCCGAGAAGGCCTATTCGGAGATCGTCACTCTGCCCGTCTTTCCCTCCATGACCCCCGGCGAGCAGGACGACGTCCTGGAGGCCTTAAACAAGGTCCTGCAAGCTTACCGCCGCTGA
- a CDS encoding arginine deiminase family protein has protein sequence MLTVWTRHGVMRLHLALALLALFLPACAPSQAPGAADDTPAPPAEELRPQEPFVTSDTDRLRAALVFPLSENLLRSVAAAVPGGHPLARTQPMGKVEEHSQLVKLLEGNEVTVLDARDLAQQAIEEARRQGGLQEWLREAFPQSAERAIQRLDELNADSLFNQRDDHFYLRAEDGSFDPIFPGVPSMYWARDWAISTPRGLIIGNGMRFGRSRENHVARLIFQFAPLFQQIPVAFDASAHQVHLDGGDTIVLDRDTLLLGVGNRSSREAAPLLAKELNMEVLAVNMPPRDRGGALGRSLLHLDTIFNIVDHDKALALPYFLEEEFSQSNPLKDVLAGLKRQTEELIEAHPDYDFPDTEEIQSTLEAIPEVGWVTRYAAGTGEEQALEMKLVDYFRQEGYTVIPVGGPQGGLPPLKYFLERVLYELNWQGANVVQLAPGHVIAYRHNVHTNQALRDAGVQVSTFDGDLLAHHNGGPHCLVMPLLRNP, from the coding sequence ATGCTCACGGTTTGGACTCGGCACGGTGTCATGCGGCTCCATCTCGCGCTGGCCTTGCTGGCGCTTTTCCTCCCCGCCTGCGCGCCTTCGCAGGCTCCCGGAGCCGCCGACGACACCCCGGCGCCCCCGGCCGAAGAATTACGGCCCCAAGAGCCCTTCGTCACCTCCGACACCGACCGGCTGCGGGCCGCCCTGGTCTTTCCTCTCAGCGAAAACCTGCTGCGCTCGGTCGCGGCGGCGGTGCCGGGCGGCCATCCGCTGGCCCGCACCCAGCCGATGGGAAAGGTGGAAGAGCATTCCCAGTTGGTGAAGTTGCTGGAAGGCAACGAGGTGACCGTGCTGGACGCGCGGGATCTGGCCCAGCAGGCCATCGAGGAGGCCCGCCGCCAGGGCGGCCTGCAGGAATGGCTGCGCGAGGCTTTCCCGCAGAGCGCCGAGAGGGCCATCCAACGCTTGGACGAACTGAACGCCGACAGTCTCTTCAACCAGCGCGACGATCATTTTTATCTGCGGGCCGAGGACGGCTCCTTCGACCCCATCTTTCCCGGAGTGCCTTCCATGTACTGGGCCCGCGACTGGGCCATCAGCACTCCCCGCGGATTGATCATCGGCAACGGCATGCGCTTCGGGCGTTCACGCGAAAACCACGTGGCCCGGCTCATCTTTCAATTCGCGCCCCTCTTTCAGCAGATTCCGGTGGCTTTCGACGCCTCGGCCCATCAGGTTCACTTGGATGGAGGCGACACCATCGTCCTCGACCGGGACACCCTGCTGCTGGGCGTGGGCAACCGTTCCAGCCGCGAGGCCGCGCCTCTCCTGGCCAAGGAGCTCAACATGGAGGTGCTGGCCGTCAACATGCCGCCGCGCGATCGGGGCGGGGCGCTGGGCCGGTCCTTGCTGCACCTCGATACCATCTTCAACATCGTCGACCACGACAAGGCCCTGGCTTTGCCCTACTTTCTGGAAGAGGAATTCTCCCAAAGCAATCCGCTCAAAGACGTCCTGGCCGGGTTGAAGCGTCAGACCGAAGAGCTGATCGAAGCCCATCCCGACTACGATTTCCCCGACACCGAAGAGATTCAGAGCACCCTCGAGGCTATTCCCGAGGTCGGTTGGGTGACCCGCTATGCGGCGGGGACGGGCGAGGAGCAAGCCCTGGAAATGAAGCTGGTCGACTACTTTCGTCAAGAGGGATACACCGTGATTCCGGTGGGCGGACCTCAGGGCGGCCTGCCCCCGCTCAAGTACTTTCTGGAACGGGTGCTCTACGAGTTGAATTGGCAGGGAGCCAACGTGGTGCAATTGGCCCCCGGGCACGTCATCGCCTACCGCCACAACGTCCACACCAACCAGGCCCTGCGCGACGCCGGCGTGCAGGTCTCGACCTTCGACGGCGACCTGCTGGCCCACCACAACGGCGGACCCCACTGCCTGGTCATGCCGTTGTTGCGAAACCCCTGA